A region of the bacterium genome:
CAATCCCTCGGCGCTTTTATTTTTTCCTATTGTAAGTCGTTCGGTTGGTGCGACCCGGCGCGGGAAGTGGGGGTCAAGGCGGTAAAGCCGTTTATCAACGCCGTAACCCTCGGCGCGTTCGCGATTATTTTTTTGTTGCAATACGTGCGGCGTCGAGCCGTCAAGTTATTCCGCCCCGTGCCCGGGCCCTCGTTGGCGGACAACCTGAACCTGTCTTTAATAATAATGTGTTCGGTGATGCTATCACCGTTCGCGTGGGACGCCCATTACGTGGCTGCCGTCATGCCTTTTATGACGTCGGTATACGCGGTAAAGCATATGCGGCGCGGCGGTTTCAAAACGGTGTGTATGGTGCTATTAGTTTTGTCGGCGTTTTGTGGCATTATTACGAATAACGCGTGGGGGCCGGAGGTGGCCGCCTGGACGTACCATCTCAAAGGCGTCGCGTTATCCGGGACGTTCTTGTGTCTCGCGCTGGTGCTGATGTTGGCGAAGTACGCCGTCGTCGAGGGCCCGGGGGGTCGGGGCGGAGTCCCGCGTAGGTAAGCGTACGGGGTCGTCCCGGGGCGGCCGGCCGCCGTCGGCGAACCCGACCGACGGGGGCCGCGGCCGCTGTCCGGTTTTTGTCAATATTGTGGGCCCGGGTTGGGTTAAAAAAGGAAGTGTGAACTTAAAAGCTTATCGGTTTTAACCGGGGCGGACGCTAAGGGCGTACGTGTAAGCGACGGGAAGGGACGGTTCGCGAAGGGAAAGCGCCGAAGGCTTTAAACGTAAATCCCGCTTGACAAACGGCGGCGCGTATGTTAGACGAGGGAGCAGCCGGGGGGAGTTTTCGTTCCGGGAATTCTTGACTAATTTGGTAACGCTCGTATCTAGGCAACGTGGGGACAGACGTAATAAGGCGAATACGCCGAACGCGCGGCGGGCGACGAATGCGCTATTACGAAGGAGCGTAGCGTTATGAAAAAGTTTTGGCTTCCCGCGTTATTGTTTGCCGCCGTGCTCGCGTTGGTGTTAAACTGCGGCGAAACTACCACCGGCCCCGGCGAGGCGGCCGGGTATTTTTTAGGCGCAGAGGCCTGTCGCCAGTGCCATTCCACGGCGTATAAAGACGCAATAAAGACCGCCCATTTCAACACCTTCGTCGACGACCCCGAGAACCCGTACGATTTCGTTTCCATCTGGAAAGCAGACGGCCGGCCCGAATACTGCTTGCAGTGCCACACCACCGGTTGGGACCCGGGCAAGGGCAACCACGGCGCCGACGAGGTCGAGTACCGCAAGGGCCTTTTGGGCGTTCAATGCGAAGCCTGCCACGGCCCGGGCTCGGAGCACGTCAAGGGCGGCGGCGACGCCGCGAAGATAACGCTCTCCTACGACGCCGGCGTGTGCGGCGCGTGCCACACCGGCGACCACAACCCGACGTACGGCGAGTGGGAGGAATCGGAACACGCCGACGCGCTCAACGGCCTGAAGAGTAGCTCGCACCCCCAGGATAATTGCCTGGAGTGCCATTCCGCCGATTACTGGTACGACCGCACGGTAACCTTGGCCTCGGCGCAGTACGGCATAACGTGCGCTACGTGCCACTTCGCGCACGGCTCCAACTTCGAGCACCAGCTCCGCGAAGAGGGCGAGAGGCTCTGCTCGTTGTGCCACACCGACGAGGGCGCGCGGCCCCCCAGCGCCCCTCACCACACTCAGGACGAAATGTTGGCGGGCATCGGCGGCTACGAGTGGCCGCAGGGCGGCCCGTATCTGAACTCGGACCATACGTACGTCGTGGAGGAACGCTGCAAGAAGTGCCACATGTACGCCAAGCCGTTCGAGGAAGGTAAGCCCGCGATAAAAGGCCATACCTGGAAGCCGAGAATAGAGCCGTGTCGGGAGTGCCACCCGGGCGCCAATAGCTTCAACATCGGCGGCGCCCAGAGGCGCATCGAGAGGTTGCTGGAGGAGCTGGAGGCCAAGCTCGAGCGGCAGCGGAATAAACAAGCGCAGGATTATATATACGCCAAGTTCGACTACGACTTCGTCGAAAACGACGGCAGCTACGGCGTCCACAACTACAAGTACGCCCGGCAGCTCCTCGAAGATTCGATCGAATTTTACGAGCCGAGCGGCGACGACGAACGGCCTTACGGCGTAGCGAGAGGCCGCTAAGCGTGGGGGACGCGGCTTAGAGCGAAGCGGAGGTTGCTATGAGAGGCAAGCGGCTGGCCTTGGCGGCGTGGGCGGCGGTTATGGCGGGGGCGGCGACGCCGGCCAGCGCTTTTCACTACGCCGGGTACCTCGGCACGACGGTTTACGGTTACAGCACGGTGGACGAGCCGGCCGAAATCGTCGCCGATACGTACGTTCCGCTGCGGTTCCGCGTCGACCACGATACCGCGGGCGGCAACGTCGCCTTAGTTGCCTCGAGCCGTCTGTATTCGCCCGTGGGGGGGGAAGGCGACACCAACGGCCGGGTGTACTACGGCTACTTCCGTTGGCGGCCGCCGCCGGATTGGCTCGAGCTGAGCGTCGGGCGGCAATACGTCGCCGCCGGCGTTACCGCGGCCACGCTGGACGGCGCCCGCGTCGCGATGAAACGCGGCAAGAAGTGGCGCGCCGAGCTGTACGGCGGCTCGACGGTGGTTCCCGATTACGGGCCCTTGCGCCGGTTCTCGCGGCCTTCGTTCGACGGCGAACCGTACGACCCGGCCGACCGCGGCTACTGGCTCGACTACTACACCTACGGCGCCCACGGCGGCGTGAACGTCAAAGAGTTTTGGCGGGGGATGCCCTTCCCGATTTGGGTGGGTATGAGCGGCGCCGTATCCAAGAAGGAAGGTCACCGGAGCGATACCACGGCGGGGCTCGAGGCGGTCGAGGACTTGCGGCCTAACCTGAAAACGAGCCAGGAAGTTAATTACGACGTGATAGGCCGCCGCGTAGACTACCAATACTACTCGGCACGGTATAGGCCGTGGAGGCCGCTACGCACGTACGTGGACTACCGGTGGCAAGAGCCGCGGTTCGATTACACGTCGATATTCTCCGTATTCGCCCGGGAGGGCCGGCACCGGGGGCGCGTGGGCGGCAAGTACACGTTCTCCGAAATAGTCCAACCCTTCGCCGACTACTCGCTTAGCTCGCGGGGCGGCAACCTGGGCCACTTCGGCCGGGTGGGGTTGGACCAGAACTTCGAGTACGTCTTCCTGCACTACGGCGCGCTTTACGGCGTCGGCAACCGCGACTTGTCCGGCGGCGACGAGGTGGGCGCGTTTGCCGCGGCGGAGTTCCCCAAGCCTATACCCTCCCTCGAGCGGTTGAGCGCCGGGGCCGCGG
Encoded here:
- a CDS encoding multiheme c-type cytochrome, with the protein product MKKFWLPALLFAAVLALVLNCGETTTGPGEAAGYFLGAEACRQCHSTAYKDAIKTAHFNTFVDDPENPYDFVSIWKADGRPEYCLQCHTTGWDPGKGNHGADEVEYRKGLLGVQCEACHGPGSEHVKGGGDAAKITLSYDAGVCGACHTGDHNPTYGEWEESEHADALNGLKSSSHPQDNCLECHSADYWYDRTVTLASAQYGITCATCHFAHGSNFEHQLREEGERLCSLCHTDEGARPPSAPHHTQDEMLAGIGGYEWPQGGPYLNSDHTYVVEERCKKCHMYAKPFEEGKPAIKGHTWKPRIEPCRECHPGANSFNIGGAQRRIERLLEELEAKLERQRNKQAQDYIYAKFDYDFVENDGSYGVHNYKYARQLLEDSIEFYEPSGDDERPYGVARGR